A single window of Colletes latitarsis isolate SP2378_abdomen chromosome 4, iyColLati1, whole genome shotgun sequence DNA harbors:
- the LOC143341241 gene encoding uncharacterized protein LOC143341241 isoform X2: protein MAVNMEVEKNTSKEVDTQLLPSNSMEFNDAIQKDNENARDLGDSFTSLEDKTFDSEECDRTIIYAELEDPEIYSKDLDDNRISKEEKQEGSIENKEKESSQNKKTLKNDNKNQKSEVTSENSTDRSVSQAPLAFTIDFGKKEIDTNKYQNLFERYNARHKRNLSTSKVEINMKKTGILCSSNLMQKQKVSSTHSEGYFSSEDDTKRKTDQLSEKLKQLGSKTFLKPSHTAVETESPTKVTNFQNKQDLMTRSFEQSKQSKLPQKNLSLELGYSGKVNTTSYWVPQKSATINDLSRIETNNYDDDAEKLYTKNIDQEDDYEHSSDNISEKVSNINYARNRNINAKGHNLSSVSYTVDVDPDEQAETNIDIFNVSNVDGGSDGAVSEAGTYTIYKDYTDEEKARMDIDKVFSVGILTENESKDACIHSFKMSVSRDNNTWISEWATQVAEHNSLPPAIGGPTGRTPPLSPSKIPSPIHTRSQRLARSRNEQSDSSLDAESYLRIKERIGLISNQQILIDSGGESDDDTSNSYNTPPHSSQRTPVHGTLTRRGSLSESLFRRINTSENRRSIRKYLSSNKSKTEDASAELSSPSKDFASLHLGRRSSSLDRRECTSDTTESNTSRRSSTKYYRDDETTYTNSPVLSRLRPSTPKLTNSPIVTRKTVTKIVNSLVLEKTKHLAKSSTEAKNIGYFTCVENSTASYHEGSVGFSNQETVTKTDSVLQNSPNLQRNLNIQRSCSNANIRNIKSQSHLSRRSSFNSSDVDRTSSGGRCVAASDSSSETGEQQVKPSLASISSGIKLNRAFSIRRARLNCESDTTPNTTPEEKRRRAQSEVKSTTPANKQQNYHRSRASNVSAHFKEPLKKSEPIKPRAVSISRTDSTRLSIRVPKSSHNISNIQRPNQKVNKDQKSGRSNSTLTSKEVEFQNWKRRKSYDPMKAAAEGRKKLIDNSKKHHSTEDSTGNHDNSVLRSASFHGTGGALSLANEWSDNELNFTRNDNQVPPPCSPQLESDSDLETSYYLQTTQNVVSAMSARITVCRSPLVDSDNESDEDTSHSLHKNTSKTLHQPSDTESSDDRQPTTQKTISNTKYNRAFSLRRARLDSQPTKLPTNINKNKSVTHDTRGKSESITSISRTDSGRFSMRLNKTSNTGSKIKPKEAKKSVTPNAREVEMQNWKRRKSYDPMKAAMEGKRKAGLAKKTTNASLSPSHVARSRSFHGSSGFGVSDWSDEELAISADESAVY from the exons ATGGCTGTGAATATGGAAGTAGAAAAGAATACCTCCAAAGAGGTTGACACTCAACTTTTGCCGAGCAATTCAATGGAATTTAACGATGCTATTCAAAAAGACAACGAAAACGCTCGAGATCTCGGGGATTCATTTACATCCCTTGAAGATAAAACGTTCGATAGCGAGGAGTGTGATCGTACTATTATATACGCAGAACTCGAGGATCCTGAGATTTATTCGAAAGATTTAGATGATAATCGAATATCAAAAGAAGAAAAGCAGGAAGGAAGTATCGAGAATAAAGAGAAAGAATCATCGCAAAACAAGAAAACTTTAAAGAATGATAATAAGAACCAAAAATCAGAAGTAACATCAGAGAACTCCACTGATAGATCTGTATCTCAAGCTCCATTAGCTTTTACAATTGATTTCGGGAAAAAGGAAATTGACACAAATAAATATCAGAATTTATTTGAAAGGTACAATGCAAGGCATAAACGAAATCTTTCCACATCTAAG gtagaaataaatatgaaaaaaaCTGGCATCTTATGTTCTTCAAATTTAATGCAGAAACAAAAAGTTTCTAGTACACATTCTGAAGGTTACTTTAGTAGTGAAGATGATACAAAAAGAAAAACAGATCAATTATCAGAGAAACTGAAACAGCTag GATCAAAAACATTCTTAAAGCCTTCTCATACAGCAGTAGAAACAGAATCCCCCACAAAAGtgacaaattttcaaaataaacaagacttgatgactagatctttTGAACAATCAAAACAAAGTAAACTCCCTCAAAAAAATCTTTCTTTGGAACTTGGTTATTCAGGGAAAGTAAATACAACATCATATTGGGTACCTCAAAAATCTGCTACCATAAATGATCTAAGTCGAATTGAGACAAATAATTATGACGATGATGCGGAAAAATTATATACAAAGAATATAGATCAAGAAGATGATTATGAACATTCGTCTGATAATATCTCCGAAAAAGTTTCCAACATCAATTATGCTaggaatagaaatattaatgcaAAAGGACACAATTTATCTAGTGTTAGTTATACAGTGGACGTGGATCCAGATGAACAGGCTGAAACAAATATAGATATTTTTAATGTCAGTAATGTTGATGGTGGATCGGATGGTGCAGTCAGTGAAGCAGGAACATATACAATATACAAAGATTACACTGATGAGGAGAAAGCAAGAATGGATATTGACAAAGTGTTTAGTGTCGGTATCTTAACTGAAAATGAAAGCAAGGATGCATGTATTCATAGCTTTAAG ATGAGTGTTTCAAGAGACAACAATACATGGATATCAGAATGGGCTACTCAAGTAGCAGAACACAATTCTCTTCCACCAGCAATTGGCGGACCAACTGGTCGTACTCCTCCATTAAGTCCTTCCAAAATACCGTCTCCTATTCATACTAGATCTCAAAGACTGGCTCGTAGTCGTAAT GAACAAAGCGACAGTAGCTTAGATGCGGAATCGTACTTGCGAATAAAAGAAAGAATAGGCTTAATTTCAAACCAACAAATACTGATTGATTCGGGTGGAGAATCGGACGATGATACCAGTAATAGTTACAACACGCCTCCACACAGTTCTCAGCGGACACCCGTGCACGGAACTTTGACAAGGCGAGGAAGTTTATCCGAATCTCTTTTTAGAAGAATTAACACCAGTGAAAATAGGAGAAGTATTCGCAAGTATTTGAGTTCAAACAAATCTAAGACTGAAGATGCAAGTGCAGAATTAAGTAGTCCGTCCAAAGATTTTGCTTCCCTTCATTTAGGAAGGCGAAGTAGTTCCTTGGACAG GCGAGAATGTACATCTGATACAACTGAATCTAATACGTCCAGGAGAAGTAGTACCAAGTATTATCGAGACGACGAAACTACATATACAAATAGCCCCGTTTTGAGCCGCTTAAGACCTTCTACTCCAAAATTAACTAACAGTCCGATTGTAACTCGTAAGACGGTTACGAAAATTGTTAATTCGCTAGTGTTAGAAAAAACTAAGCATTTGGCGAAATCATCTACAGAAGCTAAAAACATTGGATACTTCACTTgtgttgaaaacag TACTGCAAGTTACCACGAAGGAAGTGTTGGCTTTAGCAATCAAGAAACAGTGACAAAAACGGACAGTGTACTTCAAAATAGTCCAAATCTTCAACGTAATCTAAATATCCAAAGATCATGCAGCAATGCGAATATCAGAAATATAAAGTCGCAAAGTCATTTATCTCGTCGCAGTAGCTTTAATAGTAGTGACGTCGACAGAACGTCTTCAGGAGGAAGGTGTGTCGCTGCTTCTGATAGTAGCAGTGAAACTGGTGAACAACAAGTAAAACCTTCGTTAGCTTCAATATCGTCTGGAATTAAATTAAATCGAGCTTTTAGCATAAGAAGAGCTAG atTAAATTGTGAATCTGATACAACTCCAAATACAACTCCCGAAGAGAAACGCAGACGAGCACAAAGCGAAGTAAAGTCAACAACACCCGCAAATAAGCAACAAAATTATCATCGAAGTCGTGCTAGCAATGTGAGTGCACATTTCAAAGAACCTTTAAAAAAGTCAGAACCTATAAAACCTAGAGCCGTATCTATATCAAGAACCGATAGTACTAGACTTAGTATAAGAGTACCAAAATCATCTCAT aatATTTCTAATATACAGCGACCTAATCAGAAAGTGAATAAAGATCAGAAGTCTGGTAGAAGTAATTCAACATTAACGTCAAAGGAAGTAGAATTTCAAAATTGGAAAAGGAGGAAAAGTTATGATCCGATGAAAGCAGCCGCTGAagggagaaaaaaattaatagataatTCGAAAAAACATCACAGCACAGAAGATAGTACAGGAAA TCACGATAATTCTGTATTACGATCGGCAAGTTTCCATGGAACTGGTGGGGCTCTTTCATTGGCTAATGAATGGTCTGACAACGAATTAAATTTTACTCGGAATGACAATCAAGTACCTCCACCGTGTAGTCCACAATTG GAAAGCGATAGCGATCTGGAAACATCGTATTACTTACAAACAACACAAAATGTTGTATCAGCTATGTCAGCTCGTATTACAGTTTGTCGTTCACCTTTGGTGGATTCAGATAACGAAAGCGACGAGGATACTAGTCATAGTCTACATAAGAATACATCAAAAACATTACATCAGCCTAGTGATACAGAGAGCAGCGACGATCGTCAGCCTACTACACAGAAGACAAtttcaaatacaaaatataatagAGCATTTAG tttACGCAGAGCAAGGTTAGATTCACAGCCAACAAAACTTCcaacaaatataaataaaaataaatcagtCACGCACGATACACGTGGAAAATCTGAATCTATTACAAGTATTAGTAGAACTGATTCTGGGCGCTTTAGTATGCGATTAAATAAAACTTCAAATACT GGCTCTAAAATAAAACCAAAAGAAGCAAAGAAATCCGTAACCCCCAATGCGAGAGAAGTAGAAATGCAAAATTGGAAACGTCGTAAAAGTTATGATCCTATGAAAGCAGCAATGGAAGGTAAAAGAAAAGCAGGTTTAGCCAAAAAAACTACGAATGCAAGTCTTTCTCCAAG TCATGTTGCAAGATCGCGCAGTTTCCATGGCTCATCTGGATTTGGAGTTAGCGATTGGAGCGACGAAGAATTAGCTATATCTGCTGACGAATCTGCTGTCTATTAA
- the LOC143341241 gene encoding uncharacterized protein LOC143341241 isoform X1 codes for MAVNMEVEKNTSKEVDTQLLPSNSMEFNDAIQKDNENARDLGDSFTSLEDKTFDSEECDRTIIYAELEDPEIYSKDLDDNRISKEEKQEGSIENKEKESSQNKKTLKNDNKNQKSEVTSENSTDRSVSQAPLAFTIDFGKKEIDTNKYQNLFERYNARHKRNLSTSKVEINMKKTGILCSSNLMQKQKVSSTHSEGYFSSEDDTKRKTDQLSEKLKQLGSKTFLKPSHTAVETESPTKVTNFQNKQDLMTRSFEQSKQSKLPQKNLSLELGYSGKVNTTSYWVPQKSATINDLSRIETNNYDDDAEKLYTKNIDQEDDYEHSSDNISEKVSNINYARNRNINAKGHNLSSVSYTVDVDPDEQAETNIDIFNVSNVDGGSDGAVSEAGTYTIYKDYTDEEKARMDIDKVFSVGILTENESKDACIHSFKMSVSRDNNTWISEWATQVAEHNSLPPAIGGPTGRTPPLSPSKIPSPIHTRSQRLARSRNEQSDSSLDAESYLRIKERIGLISNQQILIDSGGESDDDTSNSYNTPPHSSQRTPVHGTLTRRGSLSESLFRRINTSENRRSIRKYLSSNKSKTEDASAELSSPSKDFASLHLGRRSSSLDRRECTSDTTESNTSRRSSTKYYRDDETTYTNSPVLSRLRPSTPKLTNSPIVTRKTVTKIVNSLVLEKTKHLAKSSTEAKNIGYFTCVENSPYMLRKSNSTASYHEGSVGFSNQETVTKTDSVLQNSPNLQRNLNIQRSCSNANIRNIKSQSHLSRRSSFNSSDVDRTSSGGRCVAASDSSSETGEQQVKPSLASISSGIKLNRAFSIRRARLNCESDTTPNTTPEEKRRRAQSEVKSTTPANKQQNYHRSRASNVSAHFKEPLKKSEPIKPRAVSISRTDSTRLSIRVPKSSHNISNIQRPNQKVNKDQKSGRSNSTLTSKEVEFQNWKRRKSYDPMKAAAEGRKKLIDNSKKHHSTEDSTGNHDNSVLRSASFHGTGGALSLANEWSDNELNFTRNDNQVPPPCSPQLESDSDLETSYYLQTTQNVVSAMSARITVCRSPLVDSDNESDEDTSHSLHKNTSKTLHQPSDTESSDDRQPTTQKTISNTKYNRAFSLRRARLDSQPTKLPTNINKNKSVTHDTRGKSESITSISRTDSGRFSMRLNKTSNTGSKIKPKEAKKSVTPNAREVEMQNWKRRKSYDPMKAAMEGKRKAGLAKKTTNASLSPSHVARSRSFHGSSGFGVSDWSDEELAISADESAVY; via the exons ATGGCTGTGAATATGGAAGTAGAAAAGAATACCTCCAAAGAGGTTGACACTCAACTTTTGCCGAGCAATTCAATGGAATTTAACGATGCTATTCAAAAAGACAACGAAAACGCTCGAGATCTCGGGGATTCATTTACATCCCTTGAAGATAAAACGTTCGATAGCGAGGAGTGTGATCGTACTATTATATACGCAGAACTCGAGGATCCTGAGATTTATTCGAAAGATTTAGATGATAATCGAATATCAAAAGAAGAAAAGCAGGAAGGAAGTATCGAGAATAAAGAGAAAGAATCATCGCAAAACAAGAAAACTTTAAAGAATGATAATAAGAACCAAAAATCAGAAGTAACATCAGAGAACTCCACTGATAGATCTGTATCTCAAGCTCCATTAGCTTTTACAATTGATTTCGGGAAAAAGGAAATTGACACAAATAAATATCAGAATTTATTTGAAAGGTACAATGCAAGGCATAAACGAAATCTTTCCACATCTAAG gtagaaataaatatgaaaaaaaCTGGCATCTTATGTTCTTCAAATTTAATGCAGAAACAAAAAGTTTCTAGTACACATTCTGAAGGTTACTTTAGTAGTGAAGATGATACAAAAAGAAAAACAGATCAATTATCAGAGAAACTGAAACAGCTag GATCAAAAACATTCTTAAAGCCTTCTCATACAGCAGTAGAAACAGAATCCCCCACAAAAGtgacaaattttcaaaataaacaagacttgatgactagatctttTGAACAATCAAAACAAAGTAAACTCCCTCAAAAAAATCTTTCTTTGGAACTTGGTTATTCAGGGAAAGTAAATACAACATCATATTGGGTACCTCAAAAATCTGCTACCATAAATGATCTAAGTCGAATTGAGACAAATAATTATGACGATGATGCGGAAAAATTATATACAAAGAATATAGATCAAGAAGATGATTATGAACATTCGTCTGATAATATCTCCGAAAAAGTTTCCAACATCAATTATGCTaggaatagaaatattaatgcaAAAGGACACAATTTATCTAGTGTTAGTTATACAGTGGACGTGGATCCAGATGAACAGGCTGAAACAAATATAGATATTTTTAATGTCAGTAATGTTGATGGTGGATCGGATGGTGCAGTCAGTGAAGCAGGAACATATACAATATACAAAGATTACACTGATGAGGAGAAAGCAAGAATGGATATTGACAAAGTGTTTAGTGTCGGTATCTTAACTGAAAATGAAAGCAAGGATGCATGTATTCATAGCTTTAAG ATGAGTGTTTCAAGAGACAACAATACATGGATATCAGAATGGGCTACTCAAGTAGCAGAACACAATTCTCTTCCACCAGCAATTGGCGGACCAACTGGTCGTACTCCTCCATTAAGTCCTTCCAAAATACCGTCTCCTATTCATACTAGATCTCAAAGACTGGCTCGTAGTCGTAAT GAACAAAGCGACAGTAGCTTAGATGCGGAATCGTACTTGCGAATAAAAGAAAGAATAGGCTTAATTTCAAACCAACAAATACTGATTGATTCGGGTGGAGAATCGGACGATGATACCAGTAATAGTTACAACACGCCTCCACACAGTTCTCAGCGGACACCCGTGCACGGAACTTTGACAAGGCGAGGAAGTTTATCCGAATCTCTTTTTAGAAGAATTAACACCAGTGAAAATAGGAGAAGTATTCGCAAGTATTTGAGTTCAAACAAATCTAAGACTGAAGATGCAAGTGCAGAATTAAGTAGTCCGTCCAAAGATTTTGCTTCCCTTCATTTAGGAAGGCGAAGTAGTTCCTTGGACAG GCGAGAATGTACATCTGATACAACTGAATCTAATACGTCCAGGAGAAGTAGTACCAAGTATTATCGAGACGACGAAACTACATATACAAATAGCCCCGTTTTGAGCCGCTTAAGACCTTCTACTCCAAAATTAACTAACAGTCCGATTGTAACTCGTAAGACGGTTACGAAAATTGTTAATTCGCTAGTGTTAGAAAAAACTAAGCATTTGGCGAAATCATCTACAGAAGCTAAAAACATTGGATACTTCACTTgtgttgaaaacag CCCATACATGTTAAGAAAATCTAACAGTACTGCAAGTTACCACGAAGGAAGTGTTGGCTTTAGCAATCAAGAAACAGTGACAAAAACGGACAGTGTACTTCAAAATAGTCCAAATCTTCAACGTAATCTAAATATCCAAAGATCATGCAGCAATGCGAATATCAGAAATATAAAGTCGCAAAGTCATTTATCTCGTCGCAGTAGCTTTAATAGTAGTGACGTCGACAGAACGTCTTCAGGAGGAAGGTGTGTCGCTGCTTCTGATAGTAGCAGTGAAACTGGTGAACAACAAGTAAAACCTTCGTTAGCTTCAATATCGTCTGGAATTAAATTAAATCGAGCTTTTAGCATAAGAAGAGCTAG atTAAATTGTGAATCTGATACAACTCCAAATACAACTCCCGAAGAGAAACGCAGACGAGCACAAAGCGAAGTAAAGTCAACAACACCCGCAAATAAGCAACAAAATTATCATCGAAGTCGTGCTAGCAATGTGAGTGCACATTTCAAAGAACCTTTAAAAAAGTCAGAACCTATAAAACCTAGAGCCGTATCTATATCAAGAACCGATAGTACTAGACTTAGTATAAGAGTACCAAAATCATCTCAT aatATTTCTAATATACAGCGACCTAATCAGAAAGTGAATAAAGATCAGAAGTCTGGTAGAAGTAATTCAACATTAACGTCAAAGGAAGTAGAATTTCAAAATTGGAAAAGGAGGAAAAGTTATGATCCGATGAAAGCAGCCGCTGAagggagaaaaaaattaatagataatTCGAAAAAACATCACAGCACAGAAGATAGTACAGGAAA TCACGATAATTCTGTATTACGATCGGCAAGTTTCCATGGAACTGGTGGGGCTCTTTCATTGGCTAATGAATGGTCTGACAACGAATTAAATTTTACTCGGAATGACAATCAAGTACCTCCACCGTGTAGTCCACAATTG GAAAGCGATAGCGATCTGGAAACATCGTATTACTTACAAACAACACAAAATGTTGTATCAGCTATGTCAGCTCGTATTACAGTTTGTCGTTCACCTTTGGTGGATTCAGATAACGAAAGCGACGAGGATACTAGTCATAGTCTACATAAGAATACATCAAAAACATTACATCAGCCTAGTGATACAGAGAGCAGCGACGATCGTCAGCCTACTACACAGAAGACAAtttcaaatacaaaatataatagAGCATTTAG tttACGCAGAGCAAGGTTAGATTCACAGCCAACAAAACTTCcaacaaatataaataaaaataaatcagtCACGCACGATACACGTGGAAAATCTGAATCTATTACAAGTATTAGTAGAACTGATTCTGGGCGCTTTAGTATGCGATTAAATAAAACTTCAAATACT GGCTCTAAAATAAAACCAAAAGAAGCAAAGAAATCCGTAACCCCCAATGCGAGAGAAGTAGAAATGCAAAATTGGAAACGTCGTAAAAGTTATGATCCTATGAAAGCAGCAATGGAAGGTAAAAGAAAAGCAGGTTTAGCCAAAAAAACTACGAATGCAAGTCTTTCTCCAAG TCATGTTGCAAGATCGCGCAGTTTCCATGGCTCATCTGGATTTGGAGTTAGCGATTGGAGCGACGAAGAATTAGCTATATCTGCTGACGAATCTGCTGTCTATTAA
- the LOC143341241 gene encoding uncharacterized protein LOC143341241 isoform X3, which yields MAVNMEVEKNTSKEVDTQLLPSNSMEFNDAIQKDNENARDLGDSFTSLEDKTFDSEECDRTIIYAELEDPEIYSKDLDDNRISKEEKQEGSIENKEKESSQNKKTLKNDNKNQKSEVTSENSTDRSVSQAPLAFTIDFGKKEIDTNKYQNLFERYNARHKRNLSTSKVEINMKKTGILCSSNLMQKQKVSSTHSEGYFSSEDDTKRKTDQLSEKLKQLGSKTFLKPSHTAVETESPTKVTNFQNKQDLMTRSFEQSKQSKLPQKNLSLELGYSGKVNTTSYWVPQKSATINDLSRIETNNYDDDAEKLYTKNIDQEDDYEHSSDNISEKVSNINYARNRNINAKGHNLSSVSYTVDVDPDEQAETNIDIFNVSNVDGGSDGAVSEAGTYTIYKDYTDEEKARMDIDKVFSVGILTENESKDACIHSFKMSVSRDNNTWISEWATQVAEHNSLPPAIGGPTGRTPPLSPSKIPSPIHTRSQRLARSRNEQSDSSLDAESYLRIKERIGLISNQQILIDSGGESDDDTSNSYNTPPHSSQRTPVHGTLTRRGSLSESLFRRINTSENRRSIRKYLSSNKSKTEDASAELSSPSKDFASLHLGRRSSSLDRRECTSDTTESNTSRRSSTKYYRDDETTYTNSPVLSRLRPSTPKLTNSPIVTRKTVTKIVNSLVLEKTKHLAKSSTEAKNIGYFTCVENSPYMLRKSNSTASYHEGSVGFSNQETVTKTDSVLQNSPNLQRNLNIQRSCSNANIRNIKSQSHLSRRSSFNSSDVDRTSSGGRCVAASDSSSETGEQQVKPSLASISSGIKLNRAFSIRRARLNCESDTTPNTTPEEKRRRAQSEVKSTTPANKQQNYHRSRASNVSAHFKEPLKKSEPIKPRAVSISRTDSTRLSIRVPKSSHNISNIQRPNQKVNKDQKSGRSNSTLTSKEVEFQNWKRRKSYDPMKAAAEGRKKLIDNSKKHHSTEDSTGNHDNSVLRSASFHGTGGALSLANEWSDNELNFTRNDNQVPPPCSPQLESDSDLETSYYLQTTQNVVSAMSARITVCRSPLVDSDNESDEDTSHSLHKNTSKTLHQPSDTESSDDRQPTTQKTISNTKYNRAFSLRRARLDSQPTKLPTNINKNKSVTHDTRGKSESITSISRTDSGRFSMRLNKTSNTGSKIKPKEAKKSVTPNAREVEMQNWKRRKSYDPMKAAMEGKRKAGLAKKTTNASLSPRTDSDR from the exons ATGGCTGTGAATATGGAAGTAGAAAAGAATACCTCCAAAGAGGTTGACACTCAACTTTTGCCGAGCAATTCAATGGAATTTAACGATGCTATTCAAAAAGACAACGAAAACGCTCGAGATCTCGGGGATTCATTTACATCCCTTGAAGATAAAACGTTCGATAGCGAGGAGTGTGATCGTACTATTATATACGCAGAACTCGAGGATCCTGAGATTTATTCGAAAGATTTAGATGATAATCGAATATCAAAAGAAGAAAAGCAGGAAGGAAGTATCGAGAATAAAGAGAAAGAATCATCGCAAAACAAGAAAACTTTAAAGAATGATAATAAGAACCAAAAATCAGAAGTAACATCAGAGAACTCCACTGATAGATCTGTATCTCAAGCTCCATTAGCTTTTACAATTGATTTCGGGAAAAAGGAAATTGACACAAATAAATATCAGAATTTATTTGAAAGGTACAATGCAAGGCATAAACGAAATCTTTCCACATCTAAG gtagaaataaatatgaaaaaaaCTGGCATCTTATGTTCTTCAAATTTAATGCAGAAACAAAAAGTTTCTAGTACACATTCTGAAGGTTACTTTAGTAGTGAAGATGATACAAAAAGAAAAACAGATCAATTATCAGAGAAACTGAAACAGCTag GATCAAAAACATTCTTAAAGCCTTCTCATACAGCAGTAGAAACAGAATCCCCCACAAAAGtgacaaattttcaaaataaacaagacttgatgactagatctttTGAACAATCAAAACAAAGTAAACTCCCTCAAAAAAATCTTTCTTTGGAACTTGGTTATTCAGGGAAAGTAAATACAACATCATATTGGGTACCTCAAAAATCTGCTACCATAAATGATCTAAGTCGAATTGAGACAAATAATTATGACGATGATGCGGAAAAATTATATACAAAGAATATAGATCAAGAAGATGATTATGAACATTCGTCTGATAATATCTCCGAAAAAGTTTCCAACATCAATTATGCTaggaatagaaatattaatgcaAAAGGACACAATTTATCTAGTGTTAGTTATACAGTGGACGTGGATCCAGATGAACAGGCTGAAACAAATATAGATATTTTTAATGTCAGTAATGTTGATGGTGGATCGGATGGTGCAGTCAGTGAAGCAGGAACATATACAATATACAAAGATTACACTGATGAGGAGAAAGCAAGAATGGATATTGACAAAGTGTTTAGTGTCGGTATCTTAACTGAAAATGAAAGCAAGGATGCATGTATTCATAGCTTTAAG ATGAGTGTTTCAAGAGACAACAATACATGGATATCAGAATGGGCTACTCAAGTAGCAGAACACAATTCTCTTCCACCAGCAATTGGCGGACCAACTGGTCGTACTCCTCCATTAAGTCCTTCCAAAATACCGTCTCCTATTCATACTAGATCTCAAAGACTGGCTCGTAGTCGTAAT GAACAAAGCGACAGTAGCTTAGATGCGGAATCGTACTTGCGAATAAAAGAAAGAATAGGCTTAATTTCAAACCAACAAATACTGATTGATTCGGGTGGAGAATCGGACGATGATACCAGTAATAGTTACAACACGCCTCCACACAGTTCTCAGCGGACACCCGTGCACGGAACTTTGACAAGGCGAGGAAGTTTATCCGAATCTCTTTTTAGAAGAATTAACACCAGTGAAAATAGGAGAAGTATTCGCAAGTATTTGAGTTCAAACAAATCTAAGACTGAAGATGCAAGTGCAGAATTAAGTAGTCCGTCCAAAGATTTTGCTTCCCTTCATTTAGGAAGGCGAAGTAGTTCCTTGGACAG GCGAGAATGTACATCTGATACAACTGAATCTAATACGTCCAGGAGAAGTAGTACCAAGTATTATCGAGACGACGAAACTACATATACAAATAGCCCCGTTTTGAGCCGCTTAAGACCTTCTACTCCAAAATTAACTAACAGTCCGATTGTAACTCGTAAGACGGTTACGAAAATTGTTAATTCGCTAGTGTTAGAAAAAACTAAGCATTTGGCGAAATCATCTACAGAAGCTAAAAACATTGGATACTTCACTTgtgttgaaaacag CCCATACATGTTAAGAAAATCTAACAGTACTGCAAGTTACCACGAAGGAAGTGTTGGCTTTAGCAATCAAGAAACAGTGACAAAAACGGACAGTGTACTTCAAAATAGTCCAAATCTTCAACGTAATCTAAATATCCAAAGATCATGCAGCAATGCGAATATCAGAAATATAAAGTCGCAAAGTCATTTATCTCGTCGCAGTAGCTTTAATAGTAGTGACGTCGACAGAACGTCTTCAGGAGGAAGGTGTGTCGCTGCTTCTGATAGTAGCAGTGAAACTGGTGAACAACAAGTAAAACCTTCGTTAGCTTCAATATCGTCTGGAATTAAATTAAATCGAGCTTTTAGCATAAGAAGAGCTAG atTAAATTGTGAATCTGATACAACTCCAAATACAACTCCCGAAGAGAAACGCAGACGAGCACAAAGCGAAGTAAAGTCAACAACACCCGCAAATAAGCAACAAAATTATCATCGAAGTCGTGCTAGCAATGTGAGTGCACATTTCAAAGAACCTTTAAAAAAGTCAGAACCTATAAAACCTAGAGCCGTATCTATATCAAGAACCGATAGTACTAGACTTAGTATAAGAGTACCAAAATCATCTCAT aatATTTCTAATATACAGCGACCTAATCAGAAAGTGAATAAAGATCAGAAGTCTGGTAGAAGTAATTCAACATTAACGTCAAAGGAAGTAGAATTTCAAAATTGGAAAAGGAGGAAAAGTTATGATCCGATGAAAGCAGCCGCTGAagggagaaaaaaattaatagataatTCGAAAAAACATCACAGCACAGAAGATAGTACAGGAAA TCACGATAATTCTGTATTACGATCGGCAAGTTTCCATGGAACTGGTGGGGCTCTTTCATTGGCTAATGAATGGTCTGACAACGAATTAAATTTTACTCGGAATGACAATCAAGTACCTCCACCGTGTAGTCCACAATTG GAAAGCGATAGCGATCTGGAAACATCGTATTACTTACAAACAACACAAAATGTTGTATCAGCTATGTCAGCTCGTATTACAGTTTGTCGTTCACCTTTGGTGGATTCAGATAACGAAAGCGACGAGGATACTAGTCATAGTCTACATAAGAATACATCAAAAACATTACATCAGCCTAGTGATACAGAGAGCAGCGACGATCGTCAGCCTACTACACAGAAGACAAtttcaaatacaaaatataatagAGCATTTAG tttACGCAGAGCAAGGTTAGATTCACAGCCAACAAAACTTCcaacaaatataaataaaaataaatcagtCACGCACGATACACGTGGAAAATCTGAATCTATTACAAGTATTAGTAGAACTGATTCTGGGCGCTTTAGTATGCGATTAAATAAAACTTCAAATACT GGCTCTAAAATAAAACCAAAAGAAGCAAAGAAATCCGTAACCCCCAATGCGAGAGAAGTAGAAATGCAAAATTGGAAACGTCGTAAAAGTTATGATCCTATGAAAGCAGCAATGGAAGGTAAAAGAAAAGCAGGTTTAGCCAAAAAAACTACGAATGCAAGTCTTTCTCCAAG GACCGATAGCGATCGATAA